The DNA window CGCTCTCGGCGGGGAAGACCGATCGGGTGCGCGACGACGCCCACAGGCTGAAAAACACGATCATCTACCTGGGCGCCCACCCGGCGACCGCCGCGATCACGGCGGTGGAGGAGGCGGCCAGGGGGGAGCGGACCGGTGCACTGGCCGCGGCCCTTGCGGGGCTGGAGGCGCAACTCGACCGGTTGAAGGCGGCCCTTGAGAGATATCGCCGCAGCGGCGCTCCCCCGGACCGGCCGGAACCATCCCCGGGGGAGCGGCCCTGACCCTTCCGGACCCGGCTACGGCTTGTGGTAAACCAGCTTTTGTTCCGTCTGGTTGACCATCATCCCCATCTGATTCGTCGTCTTGATCTTCAGGGTCAGGGTCTTTCCCCCGTCGGAGAGCTCGAATTCCTTCTTGATCTCGTTCCGCGTCGCGGCGGTCTCCGTGACTTCCTGGATCTTGAGCTTGTTTTTCTTCAGGGACACCTTCGTTTTTTTCTTCCCCTGCTGCTCGGAATTGGGCACCGGCACCATTTCCACCTTTTCCTCGCCGTCGAGCGGGAAATTTTCGATGATGGGCCTCCCGTTCACGGTATTGGTGACCCTGATCGAGCCCGCGGTCTGTTCGATGACCAGGGGGGGTGGCTCGGCCGGGGCCTCGGGCGCCTTGCTCTTGGGCCCGGGGAACCCTCCCGGGAATCCGCCGCCCATGCCGCCCATGCCGCCGCCCATGCCCCCCATGCCGCCGCCCATCCCGCCCATCCCGCCGCCGAAGCCGCCGCCCCCCCGGTCCGCGCTGCCCGGGGCTCCCAGGTTGGCGATGAACTTGGGGGCGGGATCGCTCTTCTTGCCGTCCAGGATCCATGTCCCCGAAAAGTCTCCCACACCGTCGGCAGCGAACACGCCGAAGGCCAGACAGCAAACCAGGCACAATCCTACCAGGCAAAACACCATTCTCTTCCGATTCATGGTTCACCTCTGTGAAAAAATCGAGCCTATCATAACCCGGTGCCAAACGAATGTCCAAACTTCTACTTTGCCCCCATCCTTCGGGTGCGGATCCGGGGATTACCAAACTGTGAAATTATTGCGCTCCGATACATAAATGTAGTTTGAACCCGGAGCCTCCCGGTCCGCGGCCCGGGATCGTCCGCCCCCGGGGGAGGTCGGAAGGCCGCGGGAGATACGATAATGAATTAAAAAGCATCAGAAGATACAAAACTGTATGAATGAAGCTTTTCGGGGCCGCGGGGGCGTATCGCTGGCAAACTGCTCATAAAACGCGAGATGCGTCGTTAAAACCGCCCGGGCGCGCCGTTGGCATGGGTCTTGCAAAGGAGGAGTTCGTATCGCGAAACCCCGGAACGAGGTCTCCGGGGAGGCGCCAAGGAAACCTGAGACCGAAAGGGAGATTCGAGGATGAGAGAGCGGGGAATATGGGGCTGGAGGGTGAAGGCGGCGGTGCTGGTGATGGCGGTCGGCGTGGCGGCGGCGGCCGCCGAGGACGGGGGGAAGGTGCTGAGCGCGGCGGTGTCGGTGGACTACGCGGGCAAGTACGTGTGGCGGGGGCAGCCGGTCAATCCCGAGAGCGTGATGCAGACGAACGTGTCGGGGAGCGCCTACGGGTTCACGGGGTCGATCTGGTCGAACAACGACCTGACCGACGACCGGCGCGGGGAGTTCAGCGAAGTGGACTATGCCCTCGATTATTCCCGGAGCCTCGGCGAGAAGGTGGGGTTTTCGGCGGGGGTGATCCATTACCTCTTCCCGAACACCGGTTTCTCCCCGACGACGGAGATATACGGCGGGTTGAGTTTCGACGTACCGCTCGCGCCGTCGATCAAGTGGTACCGCGATGTGAACGAGGTGGACGGCAGCTATATCCAGATCGGCGCCGGGCACAGCTTTGAGGGAGTGGCCGAGTGGGCGAACGGATGCTCGATGGGTGTGAGCCTCGGCGCGAGCGTCGGGATCGGGGGAGCGGGGTACAACGCGGGATACTTCGGGGTCGAGGAGACGCGGATGAACGATTTCACGATGAAGGTAGGCGTGCCGCTGGATCTGAAACACGTGACGCTGACGCCGAGCTTCAACTTCTCGACGATGATCGACGACGGGATCGGGGACGGGATGACGGACCGGAGCAATGCGTGGTTCGGCATCGGTATCTCGAAGAGTTTTTAGGTTGAAACCGGGAAAGGAAACGGGGTGGTGAAGACCATGGAGACGGCAGGGAAGGTGCGGGGCTGCCTGAGGGTGGCCGGATGGGTGACGGTGTTTGCGGCCGCGGCCGCGGCCGCGGACGCGGGGACGGAAGCGGCGGCGGTGAAGGAGGAACTCCAGACGAACCTGAATATCGTGTGGACGTGCCTGGCGGCGTTCCTGGTGTTTTTCATGCAGGCAGGTTTCGCGCTGGTGGAGACGGGGTTCACGCGGGCCAAAAACGCGGTGAACATCCTGATGAAGAACCTGATGGATTTCTCGGTGGGAAGCCTGGCGTTCTTCCTGGTGGGGTTCGGCCTGATGTTCGGGGCGACCAACGGTCTGTTCGGGACGACGCTGTTCGGCCTCAAGGGCGTGGAGATGGGGACGCCGTGGGAATGGACGTTTCTGATCTTCCAGACGGTGTTCGCGGCCACCGCGGCCACGATCGTGTCGGGGGCTATGGCCGAGCGGACGAAGTTCGGGTCCTACCTGGTCTACAGCGCCGTGATCACGCTGGTGATCTACCCGGTGTTCGGCTCGTGGGCGTGGGGGAACCTGCTGCTGACGGACAATGACAGCTGGCTGGCGGCGAGGGGGTTCCACGATTTCGCGGGATCGACGGTGGTGCACTCGGTCGGGGGGTGGCTGGCGCTGGCCGGCGCGATCGTGCTGGGCCCGAGGCTGGGAAAGTATACGAAGGAAGGGAAGCCGAACGCGATTTTGGGGCACAGCATGCCGCTGGCCACCCTGGGAGTCTTCATCCTCTG is part of the Acidobacteriota bacterium genome and encodes:
- a CDS encoding ammonium transporter, with the translated sequence METAGKVRGCLRVAGWVTVFAAAAAAADAGTEAAAVKEELQTNLNIVWTCLAAFLVFFMQAGFALVETGFTRAKNAVNILMKNLMDFSVGSLAFFLVGFGLMFGATNGLFGTTLFGLKGVEMGTPWEWTFLIFQTVFAATAATIVSGAMAERTKFGSYLVYSAVITLVIYPVFGSWAWGNLLLTDNDSWLAARGFHDFAGSTVVHSVGGWLALAGAIVLGPRLGKYTKEGKPNAILGHSMPLATLGVFILWFGWFGFNPGSTTAGNGSIGYIAVTTNLAAAAGTVMALITSWTVLRKPDISMTLNGALAGLVAITAPCDGVSPMGAIAIGAMAGVLVVLSVMLLDYVLKVDDPVGAVSVHAVNGLWGTLSFGLFSTTSGLFYGHGFKQLGVQLLGAGTAFVWAFGLGLVLFLALKKTVGLRVSAEEEIKGLDIEEHGNEAYAGFQVFMTE